In Chryseobacterium lactis, a single genomic region encodes these proteins:
- a CDS encoding HlyD family secretion protein, whose translation MLELLIAIYAGICWLLIKKLKLIPWTFTTQVVVYSLPIFGSIALILSLNYYCPITSDVKVGNRSVDITTQVLGKVKKVYVSTNQEVKKGDTLFVLDREPYVQEIKSLEAKLSNMKATVSSYGTDISASTKNIAGLQSQLNLANKRVSQYQELVEAGAANKFDLEQAITNVRDLQSRISAAESQKQSLETKSTASYGGENSSVSEIQAKLDQAKWNLSQTVVLAPTDGIIPNVQLNEGAIMAPFKSAFVLIQKQQSVIGFFAQNELETVKKGDEVELALKTEPGKVVKARLEYVIDATSQGIMNNAGGMLGGNGSVAGLPDTARQLPETDGKLIAKFILEDNQKQLTVGARGTAVIYSDYIKPLHLIRKVMVRVSSKINFLIPKLH comes from the coding sequence ATGCTGGAATTACTCATCGCAATATATGCCGGAATTTGCTGGCTGCTTATCAAAAAATTAAAACTGATTCCCTGGACATTTACAACACAGGTAGTTGTTTATTCCCTTCCTATTTTTGGGTCTATCGCATTAATATTAAGTCTTAATTACTACTGCCCTATTACCTCCGACGTTAAAGTTGGAAACAGAAGTGTAGATATTACTACCCAGGTTCTTGGGAAAGTGAAAAAAGTATATGTCAGTACCAATCAGGAAGTGAAAAAAGGGGATACCTTATTTGTATTAGACAGGGAACCTTATGTACAGGAAATTAAATCCCTCGAAGCCAAACTTAGCAATATGAAAGCTACCGTAAGCTCTTATGGCACGGATATCTCTGCTTCCACAAAAAATATTGCAGGTTTACAATCACAATTAAATCTGGCCAATAAAAGAGTTTCTCAATATCAGGAATTAGTAGAGGCCGGAGCTGCCAATAAATTTGACCTGGAACAAGCCATAACGAATGTTCGTGATCTGCAGTCCCGTATCAGTGCTGCAGAATCTCAGAAACAATCATTAGAAACAAAATCTACGGCATCTTACGGAGGTGAAAACTCATCTGTTTCAGAAATTCAGGCCAAGCTGGATCAGGCAAAATGGAACCTGTCTCAAACTGTTGTACTGGCACCTACAGACGGCATTATTCCTAACGTCCAGTTGAACGAAGGGGCTATTATGGCACCTTTTAAATCTGCCTTTGTTTTGATTCAAAAGCAACAGTCGGTTATCGGATTTTTTGCACAGAATGAATTGGAAACTGTAAAGAAAGGGGACGAAGTGGAATTAGCACTTAAAACAGAACCCGGAAAAGTGGTCAAAGCCAGACTTGAATATGTTATTGATGCCACGAGTCAGGGGATTATGAACAATGCCGGAGGAATGCTTGGAGGAAACGGTTCTGTAGCCGGGCTTCCAGATACTGCAAGACAATTACCGGAAACGGATGGGAAACTTATTGCCAAGTTCATACTGGAAGATAATCAAAAGCAGCTTACTGTTGGAGCAAGAGGAACTGCTGTAATTTATTCTGACTATATCAAACCCCTTCATCTTATCCGAAAAGTAATGGTACGTGTAAGCAGTAAAATCAATTTCCTGATCCCAAAACTCCATTAA
- a CDS encoding DUF3302 domain-containing protein, translating to MEDNIANAASWLILFILPIAGIYLFWKVHIYPEKVAEKKNHPQLKAIKSMCLLSLVFGGLLWPVALIWANYDYVDQKKETDTEEEPETIEN from the coding sequence ATGGAAGACAATATAGCGAATGCCGCTTCATGGCTGATTTTATTTATTCTACCCATTGCGGGAATTTATCTTTTCTGGAAAGTTCATATTTATCCGGAAAAGGTAGCCGAAAAAAAGAATCATCCTCAATTAAAAGCCATAAAAAGCATGTGCCTCCTTTCCCTTGTTTTCGGAGGTCTGCTATGGCCGGTTGCTTTAATCTGGGCCAACTACGATTATGTAGATCAAAAAAAAGAAACAGATACTGAAGAAGAGCCTGAAACAATAGAAAATTAA
- a CDS encoding Crp/Fnr family transcriptional regulator — MFKIFRNIVFFQELSDEEINILISISTPRLLLKKEKLLEPGQSLNDLFILSSGLLRFYFDDEDGVESNLFLPSEKEATIMESPESYSDNHERQYTIEAVIESQIFLFNKAEFEEIAFQHRGIYNMYLKSFKQIIGILKLRTEQFCSTSPHSRYEEFLEARPFTSQNANRKYIANFLGITPNSLSRMTARIHKKRNERKK, encoded by the coding sequence ATGTTTAAAATTTTCAGAAATATTGTTTTCTTTCAGGAATTATCTGATGAAGAAATTAATATTCTGATCAGCATCAGCACACCCAGATTACTTCTTAAAAAGGAAAAACTCCTGGAACCCGGTCAGTCTCTTAATGATCTGTTTATTCTTTCCAGTGGACTTTTGAGATTTTACTTTGACGATGAAGACGGAGTAGAAAGCAATCTGTTTTTGCCTTCAGAAAAGGAAGCAACCATTATGGAAAGTCCGGAATCGTATTCAGATAATCACGAAAGACAATACACGATAGAGGCGGTTATTGAGAGTCAGATTTTCCTTTTTAACAAAGCTGAATTTGAAGAAATAGCTTTCCAGCATCGTGGAATTTACAATATGTACCTGAAATCTTTTAAACAGATTATTGGCATTTTAAAATTGCGTACAGAACAGTTTTGTTCTACCTCTCCTCATTCACGATACGAAGAGTTTCTGGAGGCCCGTCCTTTTACTTCTCAGAATGCCAATAGAAAATATATTGCTAATTTTCTGGGCATTACCCCCAATTCTCTTTCACGCATGACGGCGCGTATTCATAAAAAAAGGAACGAAAGAAAAAAATAA
- a CDS encoding isoaspartyl peptidase/L-asparaginase family protein — MSNNRRSFIKKLGIATAALAVNPLDLMAKELPKNNKAVNKPIVLSTWNFGLKANEEAWTILGKGGKALDAVEKGVRLVELDPKERSVGYGGRPDRDGRVTLDACIMDDNYNIGSVASLEYVKNPISVARAVMEKTPHVMLVGDGALQFALSQGFKKENLLTPESEKEWKEWLKTSQYKPIANIENHDTIGMIALDAQGNLSGACTTSGMAFKMHGRVGDSPIIGAGLFVDNEVGAATATGHGEEVIRTVGTHLVVELMRQGRSPQEACKEAVDRIVKITQRRNKNLKDIQVGFIAINKNGEYGSYCIQDGFNYAVYDQKGNRLEKPEFALK, encoded by the coding sequence ATGAGCAATAACCGAAGAAGTTTTATCAAAAAGCTGGGAATCGCAACAGCAGCACTTGCAGTAAATCCTCTGGATTTAATGGCAAAGGAATTACCAAAAAATAATAAAGCCGTCAATAAACCAATTGTTCTATCCACCTGGAATTTCGGTTTAAAAGCTAATGAAGAAGCCTGGACGATTCTGGGTAAAGGAGGGAAAGCGCTGGATGCAGTTGAAAAAGGAGTTCGGCTTGTAGAATTAGATCCCAAAGAAAGAAGTGTAGGCTATGGTGGACGTCCTGACAGAGACGGAAGGGTTACGCTGGATGCGTGTATCATGGATGACAATTATAATATTGGTTCAGTGGCATCTCTGGAATACGTTAAAAATCCGATTTCTGTAGCAAGGGCTGTCATGGAAAAAACACCTCACGTTATGCTGGTAGGTGATGGCGCATTGCAATTTGCCCTTTCACAAGGCTTTAAAAAAGAAAATCTTCTTACTCCCGAATCGGAAAAAGAATGGAAAGAATGGTTGAAGACCAGCCAGTATAAACCTATTGCCAATATTGAAAATCACGATACCATAGGAATGATCGCTTTGGATGCACAAGGAAATCTGTCGGGTGCCTGTACCACTAGTGGAATGGCATTCAAAATGCATGGCAGGGTAGGAGATTCTCCCATCATTGGAGCCGGACTATTTGTAGATAATGAAGTGGGAGCTGCTACAGCAACTGGTCATGGAGAAGAGGTCATCAGAACTGTAGGTACTCATCTCGTCGTTGAATTGATGAGACAAGGCAGAAGCCCACAGGAAGCCTGTAAAGAAGCTGTTGATAGAATTGTAAAGATTACGCAGAGAAGAAATAAAAATTTAAAAGATATTCAGGTTGGTTTCATTGCCATCAATAAAAATGGTGAATATGGTTCTTATTGTATTCAGGACGGATTTAACTATGCCGTCTATGACCAGAAAGGAAACCGTCTTGAGAAACCTGAATTTGCCTTAAAATAA
- a CDS encoding copper homeostasis protein CutC encodes MSKIEIACFNPESAIIAFENGADRIELCDGLSEGGTTPNFETTKVLREKINIPIFVMIRPRGGDFTYSEAEFGQMKDDLVHLKSLGVDGFVFGILDPQDEVNIEQNKILVELATPLPCTFHRAFDRAQELENTLEKVIECGFKTILTSGQKPNVSEGKENLKKLVELSNGRIEILVGGGLRSSNIEEIRELTKANYFHSSAITDGGAFANADEVVALKNK; translated from the coding sequence ATGTCAAAAATAGAAATAGCATGTTTTAATCCGGAATCAGCAATAATCGCTTTCGAAAATGGAGCTGACAGAATTGAGTTATGCGACGGATTAAGCGAGGGTGGAACAACCCCGAATTTTGAAACAACTAAAGTTCTTAGAGAAAAAATAAACATTCCGATTTTTGTTATGATCCGTCCCAGAGGAGGTGATTTTACTTACTCGGAGGCAGAATTTGGACAGATGAAAGACGATTTGGTTCATTTGAAAAGCTTAGGTGTAGATGGTTTTGTATTTGGTATTCTTGATCCACAGGACGAAGTAAATATAGAACAGAATAAAATCCTTGTAGAATTGGCTACTCCGTTACCATGTACTTTTCACAGGGCTTTTGACAGAGCTCAAGAGTTGGAAAATACACTGGAAAAGGTAATTGAATGCGGTTTTAAAACCATACTTACTTCAGGACAAAAACCTAATGTTTCTGAAGGTAAAGAAAACCTGAAAAAACTGGTTGAGCTTTCTAATGGAAGAATTGAAATTTTAGTAGGAGGCGGCCTGCGTTCTTCCAATATTGAAGAAATAAGAGAACTTACAAAGGCCAATTATTTTCACTCGTCCGCAATTACAGATGGAGGTGCTTTTGCCAATGCCGATGAGGTTGTTGCTTTGAAAAATAAATAA
- a CDS encoding beta-mannosidase — MNKPILFAFLFIQNILWAQFSERSLSSESWQFKNAKDKSWLPAEIPGTVHLDLMNNKVIPDPFKDENEKRVQWIENEDWDYQVNINVSPKELKNDNIDLVFNGLDTFSEIYLNGKLLKKTDNMFRKWSIPVKQNLKAGDNLLQIKFKSAVKTGKELAKKVPFTMPESPRSFVRKAQYQFGWDWGPRLVTAGIWKDVKLEFWNNAKLENVKIEQKALSEKSASLNIHTSVIVDKEGKYGITVNNTSTAVQLKKGKNQIDIPFAIENPKLWQPNGWGEAHLYDIKVSLQKTGTILSSEALKFGARTVELVQEKDQKGKSFYFKVNGNPLYIKGTNWIPADSFSPRITKEKYQKLIKDSKEAHMNMIRIWGGGIYEDDEFYKACDENGILVWQDFMFAGSFYPADEEFLNTVKEEVKDQVNRLQNHPSVALWCGNNEIDEAIVNWGYQKQFKYSKNDSLQVWKDYKKLFHEVIPNTLKENLTADKNIYWPSSPSIGWGHKESLTEGDSHYWGVWWGEQPFEIYNEKVGRFMSEYGFQGMPSLETTKSMFAGTPDLNLNNSTIKAHEKHGRGWEIINEYMKRDYNIPTDFVQYNYVSQLLQARGMQIAIEAHRRARPYNMGTLYWQLNDCWPVVSWSSIDYLGNWKAFHYQAKRSFEPMLISVSETAEAYDIYFINDLLQEANINSRVELIDFNGKVLWAAGATDRLSANSAEKHLEIKKESFSKFDLSSAVLKIYFGNESLKNEKLFFFNKPKDLKLSKPTLRIKKISSTEIEVSTDVLAKDVYLIGNTHFSDNFFDLLPKTAKRITLSQPLENVEVMSLWNTFKN, encoded by the coding sequence ATGAATAAACCTATCCTTTTTGCTTTCCTTTTTATACAGAATATTCTTTGGGCACAGTTTTCTGAAAGGAGCTTGTCTTCTGAAAGCTGGCAATTTAAAAATGCTAAAGATAAAAGCTGGCTGCCGGCAGAAATCCCGGGGACGGTTCATCTGGATCTGATGAATAACAAAGTAATTCCGGATCCTTTTAAAGATGAAAATGAAAAAAGAGTACAATGGATAGAAAATGAAGATTGGGATTATCAGGTGAATATTAATGTATCACCAAAAGAATTGAAAAATGATAATATTGATCTTGTTTTTAATGGACTGGATACCTTTTCAGAAATTTATCTCAACGGGAAATTGCTGAAGAAAACAGATAATATGTTCAGAAAATGGTCTATTCCTGTGAAACAGAATCTTAAAGCAGGAGATAATCTGTTGCAAATTAAATTTAAATCAGCTGTTAAAACAGGAAAAGAACTGGCAAAAAAAGTTCCGTTTACGATGCCTGAGTCTCCAAGAAGTTTTGTGAGAAAAGCACAATATCAGTTTGGATGGGACTGGGGGCCAAGACTGGTAACAGCCGGTATCTGGAAAGATGTGAAACTTGAATTTTGGAATAATGCCAAACTTGAAAATGTAAAGATTGAGCAAAAAGCGTTGTCTGAAAAAAGTGCCAGCCTGAATATCCATACATCAGTTATTGTCGATAAGGAGGGGAAATATGGCATTACAGTAAATAATACATCAACTGCCGTTCAATTAAAAAAAGGAAAAAATCAGATTGATATTCCTTTTGCAATTGAGAATCCCAAACTTTGGCAACCCAACGGTTGGGGAGAAGCTCATCTCTATGATATAAAAGTTTCGCTGCAGAAAACAGGAACCATATTGTCTTCCGAAGCTTTAAAATTCGGTGCAAGAACGGTTGAACTCGTTCAGGAAAAAGATCAGAAAGGCAAATCTTTTTATTTTAAAGTCAATGGTAATCCATTATATATCAAAGGAACCAATTGGATTCCTGCGGATAGTTTTTCACCCAGGATTACCAAAGAAAAGTATCAAAAACTGATTAAAGATTCCAAAGAAGCCCATATGAATATGATCCGTATCTGGGGCGGCGGTATCTACGAAGATGACGAGTTTTACAAAGCCTGTGATGAAAACGGAATTCTGGTGTGGCAGGATTTTATGTTTGCAGGAAGCTTTTATCCGGCAGATGAAGAGTTTTTAAATACCGTAAAAGAAGAAGTGAAAGATCAGGTCAACAGACTTCAGAATCATCCTTCAGTAGCTTTATGGTGTGGAAATAATGAAATAGATGAAGCGATTGTCAATTGGGGATATCAGAAGCAATTTAAATATTCAAAAAATGATTCCTTACAGGTCTGGAAAGATTATAAAAAACTATTCCACGAAGTGATTCCTAATACTTTAAAAGAAAATCTTACTGCTGATAAAAATATATACTGGCCCAGTTCTCCGTCCATCGGGTGGGGGCATAAAGAAAGCCTTACAGAAGGAGATTCTCATTATTGGGGAGTATGGTGGGGTGAGCAGCCTTTTGAAATTTATAATGAAAAAGTAGGCCGGTTCATGTCTGAATATGGATTTCAGGGAATGCCTTCGTTGGAAACCACAAAATCAATGTTTGCCGGAACTCCGGATTTGAATTTGAACAATTCAACGATTAAAGCTCATGAAAAGCATGGTCGGGGTTGGGAAATTATCAATGAATATATGAAACGGGATTACAACATTCCGACAGATTTTGTGCAATATAATTATGTTTCTCAATTGTTACAGGCAAGAGGAATGCAGATCGCGATTGAGGCTCACCGCCGGGCAAGACCTTATAATATGGGAACTTTATATTGGCAGTTGAATGATTGCTGGCCGGTAGTTTCATGGTCATCCATAGATTATCTTGGCAACTGGAAAGCATTCCACTATCAGGCAAAAAGAAGTTTTGAACCAATGTTAATTTCTGTTTCCGAAACGGCAGAAGCTTATGATATTTATTTTATCAATGATTTGCTTCAGGAGGCAAATATCAATTCAAGAGTTGAACTGATTGACTTTAATGGTAAAGTGCTCTGGGCAGCAGGTGCTACAGATCGTTTATCTGCTAATTCAGCGGAGAAGCATTTGGAAATTAAAAAAGAAAGCTTTTCAAAATTCGATTTATCATCAGCTGTTTTAAAAATCTATTTCGGTAATGAATCGTTGAAAAATGAAAAACTTTTCTTCTTCAATAAACCGAAAGATTTAAAATTATCTAAACCGACTCTTAGAATTAAAAAGATATCATCAACAGAAATTGAAGTATCAACTGACGTTTTAGCAAAAGATGTTTATCTGATCGGTAATACGCATTTCAGTGATAACTTTTTTGATTTGTTACCTAAAACAGCAAAGAGGATTACTCTTTCTCAGCCTTTAGAAAATGTTGAAGTGATGAGCCTTTGGAACACATTTAAGAATTAA
- a CDS encoding AEC family transporter translates to MVNFVLIVVCIIAGMVFKATKSIHPDAHKGINTWILYLALPAVSFKYLPKVHWTTEMLFPIAATFLVSVFCFFYVMFYSKSKGYSRRSRSTLELASGYSNTSFIGFPLISAFYGEGLLSIAIICDQTMFFALSTLGIIAAVKGGSRSGKVSAVFILKRLITFPPLIGCVSALVLSQFIDFTPAEPFFDKLAATVSPLALFSVGLQLKFNGWRKLIPQMSASMLYKLILAPAIVLGLALLLGIKGDVAKITIFEAAMPTLVTSSIIAEQFRLNTKLTNLIIGVSIIVGFLTSAVWYEVIDIIF, encoded by the coding sequence ATGGTGAATTTTGTTTTGATTGTAGTGTGCATTATTGCAGGAATGGTATTCAAAGCAACAAAATCTATCCACCCCGATGCCCATAAGGGGATCAATACCTGGATTCTTTATCTTGCTCTGCCGGCAGTATCATTCAAATATCTGCCCAAGGTACACTGGACAACAGAAATGTTGTTTCCGATTGCGGCTACTTTTCTGGTTTCTGTTTTTTGTTTCTTCTATGTAATGTTTTATAGTAAGAGCAAAGGATATTCGCGGCGATCGAGGAGTACTTTGGAACTGGCGAGCGGATACAGCAATACTTCCTTTATCGGTTTTCCTTTAATTAGTGCCTTTTACGGGGAAGGTCTTCTGAGCATCGCAATTATCTGTGATCAGACCATGTTTTTTGCTCTTTCAACATTAGGAATTATCGCCGCCGTGAAAGGAGGAAGTAGATCAGGAAAGGTAAGTGCCGTATTCATCCTGAAACGACTGATCACATTTCCGCCACTGATTGGCTGTGTGTCCGCTTTGGTGCTATCACAATTTATTGATTTTACACCGGCGGAACCCTTTTTTGATAAACTTGCGGCTACCGTAAGTCCTTTGGCGCTATTTTCTGTAGGATTACAATTAAAATTTAACGGCTGGAGAAAACTGATTCCACAAATGTCTGCTTCCATGCTTTATAAACTGATTTTAGCACCGGCAATTGTTTTAGGATTAGCTTTACTTTTAGGTATAAAAGGAGATGTTGCCAAAATCACCATATTTGAAGCTGCCATGCCTACATTGGTGACTTCAAGTATCATTGCAGAGCAGTTCAGGCTGAATACCAAACTGACTAATCTGATTATCGGAGTCAGTATTATTGTCGGATTTCTAACCAGTGCTGTTTGGTATGAAGTAATCGATATTATTTTCTAA
- a CDS encoding sulfite exporter TauE/SafE family protein, protein MENYTLLFFIGLIAGALNAAAGGGSFITFPALIYAGVPPIQANASSTVALFPGSLASAWKFKEYIQPFPAISITAMIALTLLGGCAGGLLLLYTPSAGFNLVVPWLLLLGSLAFAFGKQAGHWLKKRIQIGTGLVLGAQFLLGIYGGYFGGAVGIMMMAVWTLFGLSDIKVINANKTLFTGIANAAAVILFIAAGKVYWPDTCTMMVATILGGYFGAHFTKKLDPVKLRTGIVIFNFIITVVFFIKTYF, encoded by the coding sequence ATGGAAAATTATACTTTGTTATTTTTTATAGGACTTATAGCCGGAGCTCTTAATGCGGCGGCAGGTGGCGGATCATTCATCACTTTTCCAGCGCTTATTTATGCAGGAGTTCCTCCGATTCAGGCCAATGCTTCAAGTACCGTGGCTTTGTTTCCCGGTAGCTTAGCCAGCGCATGGAAATTCAAAGAATATATTCAACCTTTTCCTGCTATTTCAATAACAGCAATGATCGCTCTCACCTTATTAGGAGGATGTGCAGGAGGCTTGCTGCTTTTATATACACCATCAGCAGGTTTCAATCTGGTTGTCCCATGGTTGCTGTTACTCGGTTCTCTCGCATTTGCATTTGGAAAACAGGCCGGCCATTGGCTTAAGAAAAGAATTCAAATTGGTACCGGCTTGGTATTGGGTGCTCAGTTTCTATTAGGAATATATGGCGGTTATTTTGGTGGAGCAGTAGGAATTATGATGATGGCTGTATGGACATTATTCGGATTATCAGACATTAAAGTCATTAATGCCAACAAAACTCTTTTTACAGGAATTGCAAATGCTGCTGCAGTTATTTTATTCATTGCAGCAGGTAAAGTATACTGGCCGGACACTTGTACAATGATGGTAGCAACCATTTTAGGCGGCTATTTTGGCGCTCATTTCACTAAAAAGCTTGATCCCGTGAAATTGAGAACCGGAATTGTCATATTTAATTTTATAATTACGGTCGTTTTCTTTATTAAAACCTATTTTTAG
- the priA gene encoding replication restart helicase PriA — translation MQYAQIVLPLNLKGSFTYKVPEELMSEIQLGMRVLVPFGGKKIYTGIVFDLHDNVPENFVAKEVISILDDQPILPEEQIDFWKWLSDYYLSSLGEIYRFAFPSSLKLESETYLKIKPGVTVDFENLDVNEMYLIQALEVRQLINLTDIEAFVPKKEIIKTINSLIDLQYIEIDEKIAEKYKAKEVAYVKINGDVLENRNLTEILLKLNKAPKQKDLFLCILDKQTENPELPIKKAELFEDGYFGSSHFKALADKGLVEEYYMQKDRIESYEGEIEELEELSEKQKIAKAEIDEAFEEGKNVLLHGVTSSGKTHIYLEKIEECIEEGKNVLFLLPEISLTKQITQRLEKKYGRQLGFYHQKLTDFERVEVWRRIKQNDIRILIGTRNAMFLPYRNLGLIVVDEEHDSAYKPREATPYFNAKDAALVLGGFYEAGVILGSATPSVESYYRARKDKMKYVFLEERFGNVNLPEYELINFKEAQDSKKVSGNFSLRLIEEIKKTIDEKNQAIVLHNRRGYANVVECESCGYVNYCSNCDVVMTYHKAANEMKCHYCGQRASKPKTCPKCYSEKLNERGVGVEQIHEEVSKLFPENEVDRMDVDSMRKKFAYEKLYEKIEEGETDIIVGTQMISKGLDFDHIELVTIPKADSLLYVQDFRAEERAYQLITQVSGRAGRVSGKGRILIQTYNPDHSVFQLIKMNNPAKIYKYILTERQKFHYPPFTKLIMIELKHRKEDKVNRASQFLGSVLRKYLPEDCVLGPERAQIARLNNLYQFQILLKLPRGKNYEKFKKMVLISLKEFDEITAYQSIKKDVFVDF, via the coding sequence TTGCAGTACGCTCAAATTGTTTTACCACTAAATTTAAAAGGATCTTTTACCTACAAAGTTCCGGAAGAACTGATGTCTGAAATCCAGTTAGGAATGCGTGTGTTGGTTCCTTTTGGAGGAAAGAAAATTTATACCGGGATTGTTTTTGATCTTCATGATAATGTCCCTGAAAATTTTGTAGCGAAGGAAGTGATCAGTATTCTGGATGATCAGCCGATTCTTCCCGAAGAGCAGATCGATTTCTGGAAATGGCTTTCGGATTATTATCTGTCCAGTTTGGGTGAGATTTATCGTTTTGCATTTCCATCTTCTTTAAAACTGGAAAGTGAAACCTATTTAAAAATAAAGCCCGGTGTCACTGTTGATTTTGAAAACCTTGATGTCAATGAAATGTACCTTATTCAGGCATTGGAAGTTCGGCAATTGATCAATCTGACAGATATTGAAGCTTTTGTTCCTAAAAAAGAAATTATTAAAACCATCAATTCACTGATTGATCTTCAGTATATTGAAATTGATGAAAAAATTGCAGAAAAATATAAAGCCAAGGAAGTTGCTTATGTAAAGATTAACGGTGATGTCTTAGAAAACCGAAACCTTACCGAAATTCTTTTAAAATTAAATAAAGCTCCAAAACAGAAAGACCTGTTCCTATGCATCCTCGATAAACAGACAGAAAACCCTGAACTTCCTATAAAAAAGGCAGAGCTGTTTGAAGATGGCTATTTTGGAAGCTCCCATTTCAAAGCATTGGCTGATAAAGGCCTTGTGGAGGAATATTATATGCAAAAAGACAGGATAGAAAGCTATGAAGGGGAAATAGAAGAACTTGAGGAACTTTCTGAAAAGCAGAAAATTGCAAAAGCAGAAATTGATGAAGCTTTTGAAGAAGGGAAAAATGTCTTGCTGCATGGAGTTACTTCATCAGGAAAGACCCATATTTATTTAGAGAAAATAGAAGAATGTATAGAGGAAGGAAAGAATGTCTTGTTTTTACTTCCGGAAATTTCTCTTACCAAACAGATTACTCAGCGGTTAGAAAAGAAATATGGCAGACAGCTTGGTTTCTATCATCAAAAGCTGACTGATTTTGAAAGGGTAGAAGTATGGCGAAGAATTAAACAAAATGACATTAGAATTCTTATCGGAACACGAAATGCCATGTTTTTGCCTTACCGGAATTTGGGATTAATCGTTGTAGATGAGGAGCATGATTCTGCATATAAACCGCGGGAAGCGACTCCTTATTTTAACGCAAAGGATGCCGCATTGGTTCTTGGTGGTTTTTATGAGGCAGGTGTGATCCTTGGATCGGCCACTCCTTCCGTAGAAAGCTATTATCGGGCAAGAAAAGATAAGATGAAGTATGTTTTCCTGGAAGAAAGATTTGGAAATGTAAATCTGCCGGAATATGAGCTGATCAATTTCAAAGAAGCCCAGGATTCCAAAAAGGTTTCCGGAAATTTTTCGTTGAGACTTATTGAGGAAATCAAGAAAACGATAGATGAAAAAAATCAGGCAATAGTTCTTCACAACCGCCGTGGCTATGCGAATGTGGTAGAATGTGAAAGCTGTGGTTATGTTAATTACTGCTCCAATTGTGATGTGGTAATGACCTATCACAAAGCTGCCAATGAAATGAAATGCCACTATTGCGGTCAGAGAGCTTCAAAGCCTAAAACCTGTCCGAAATGCTATTCTGAAAAACTGAACGAAAGAGGAGTGGGTGTGGAGCAAATTCATGAAGAAGTCTCCAAGCTATTTCCGGAGAATGAAGTGGATAGAATGGATGTGGACTCTATGCGTAAGAAATTTGCCTACGAAAAACTTTATGAAAAGATTGAAGAAGGTGAAACCGACATTATAGTAGGTACACAGATGATTTCCAAAGGATTGGATTTTGATCATATTGAACTGGTAACAATTCCGAAAGCAGATTCCTTATTATATGTACAGGATTTCAGAGCCGAAGAAAGGGCATATCAGCTGATTACACAGGTTTCCGGGAGAGCAGGCCGGGTTTCCGGAAAAGGGAGAATCCTGATTCAGACCTATAATCCTGATCATTCTGTATTTCAGTTGATCAAGATGAATAATCCCGCGAAAATCTATAAATATATCCTTACAGAGCGTCAGAAATTTCACTATCCGCCATTTACAAAGCTGATTATGATAGAGCTTAAACACAGAAAAGAAGATAAGGTAAACCGTGCTTCCCAGTTTTTAGGTTCTGTTTTAAGAAAATATCTGCCGGAAGATTGTGTTTTGGGACCTGAAAGAGCTCAGATTGCGAGGCTGAATAATTTATATCAATTCCAAATTTTACTTAAGTTGCCTCGAGGGAAAAACTACGAGAAGTTTAAGAAGATGGTTTTGATAAGTTTAAAAGAATTCGATGAAATCACTGCTTATCAAAGCATTAAAAAAGACGTTTTTGTTGATTTTTAA